One genomic window of Leptospira paudalimensis includes the following:
- a CDS encoding PAS domain-containing hybrid sensor histidine kinase/response regulator: MAESFDYQTIVESFDEFILIMDGNLEIQFSQTSPNLYLPKDSIGIGKHLKELPIIPRDGLILSNLCQETLSRRIPFQFFTSLLGNQYRILGRFLETKSGPCVVLRGEPNFNIEGVILDSGPYVIFRYKFDSEFLITYVSPNVSLNLGYQTGDFKKGNLKIQDLVHPDDKKQIDTEEKEYIKSKQRTYQREFRFKKPDGSYIYLSEYSVVSYYDSYPTEKISYFSDISERKEKELEIKNQRDELKRIRVLFEETNAAANVGAWEVDLIHNTIFWAKETKRIHEVDDDYSPNLENAFQFYPIESEQVLLRKAFEDTIENGSSYELILQIKTNTGKLKWVRTIGHGVFENGKCIRVYGSFQDITNSVNLDKQKEEALSKLETILDATTHVTIIGTDENGIITHFNKGAEYHLQYTAEEMIGKNTPSILHKEEEVLFRAESLSQEFGVPISGFETFVHKARLGAFDSHEWTYIRKDGTEFPIQLVITASKNPKGEITGFLGIGIDISAQKATEEALRESERRWQFALEGSGDGIWDWNAETDQVYFSNQWKAMLGFSESEIGTDISEWEKRVHPEDLNHCLEALEKHYRGETNVYMSEHRMLCKDGTYKWILDRGKVIERTEDGRPLRVIGTHTDITHRKILEQDLIIAREKAEKASIAKSNFLANMSHEIRTPLNGVIGFADLLMRTDLNQVQRKYMETVHLSALSLLDLINDILDFSKIESGKMELYKERVNIFDLLHQIAEIVKHKAYEKGLELILNISPKVPRNVFVDSLRLRQILLNLIGNALKFTLKGEIQIKITANPVNQNEYEFLFEVIDTGIGISKENQNKIFEVFAQADSSTTRQFGGTGLGLSISSKLLQLFGSKIELESEVNKGSRFYFKFITIADNERNIEPNLESIKRVMVVDDNETNLSVIREMLAYKKIETITFNSPKLALKHFQEGNEYDIVISDYNMPEMNGLEFISLLKSHALTSKSKLPNFTIHSSSNEESLYEKGKEIGIGVILLKPIQTNILYESLYDLVSGRHSEKGTNQKEKFKPIVTNEKTKVMIVEDNPVNMMLTKTIVLKILQSAIIIEATNGREAVEHFKKTEPDLILMDIQMPEMNGYDATREIRNLQIGQNVPIIALTAGTLSDEENRCLESGMNDYISKPVVLNTIAEKMKHWLLKN, encoded by the coding sequence ATGGCAGAAAGTTTCGATTACCAAACGATTGTAGAAAGTTTTGACGAATTCATCCTCATCATGGATGGAAATTTAGAAATCCAATTTTCCCAAACATCTCCCAATCTTTACCTCCCAAAAGATTCCATTGGTATTGGAAAACACCTGAAGGAACTCCCCATTATCCCAAGGGACGGGCTTATTTTATCCAATTTGTGCCAAGAAACATTGAGCCGAAGGATTCCATTCCAGTTTTTTACCTCACTTCTTGGGAACCAATACCGGATTTTAGGAAGGTTTCTCGAAACCAAATCTGGACCTTGTGTGGTTTTACGTGGAGAACCAAATTTTAATATAGAAGGTGTGATTTTAGATAGTGGACCCTATGTCATTTTTCGATATAAATTTGATTCTGAATTTTTGATCACTTATGTATCACCCAATGTTTCACTTAACCTAGGTTACCAAACAGGTGATTTCAAAAAAGGGAATTTAAAAATCCAAGATTTGGTCCACCCAGATGACAAAAAACAAATCGATACCGAAGAAAAGGAATACATCAAAAGTAAACAAAGAACTTACCAAAGGGAATTTCGTTTCAAAAAACCTGATGGAAGTTACATCTATTTATCCGAATATAGTGTTGTCAGTTATTACGACTCTTACCCTACCGAAAAAATTTCTTATTTTTCTGACATCAGTGAACGAAAGGAAAAAGAATTAGAAATCAAAAACCAAAGGGATGAATTAAAACGAATTCGAGTTTTGTTTGAAGAAACAAATGCGGCAGCCAACGTAGGTGCTTGGGAAGTTGACTTAATTCATAATACCATTTTTTGGGCAAAAGAAACAAAACGAATCCATGAAGTTGATGATGATTATTCACCCAATTTGGAAAATGCGTTTCAATTTTATCCGATTGAATCAGAACAAGTTTTGTTACGAAAAGCATTTGAAGATACCATTGAAAATGGATCATCTTATGAACTGATATTACAAATTAAAACCAATACAGGAAAACTCAAATGGGTAAGAACGATAGGCCACGGAGTTTTTGAAAACGGAAAATGCATTCGTGTGTATGGAAGTTTCCAAGACATCACAAATAGTGTAAACTTAGACAAACAAAAAGAAGAAGCATTATCGAAATTGGAAACAATTTTAGATGCAACCACACATGTGACAATTATTGGTACTGATGAGAATGGAATCATCACTCATTTCAACAAAGGTGCCGAGTACCATTTGCAATATACCGCTGAAGAAATGATAGGGAAAAATACACCTTCCATCTTACACAAAGAAGAGGAAGTTTTATTTCGTGCAGAATCTCTCTCACAAGAGTTTGGTGTTCCCATTTCAGGATTTGAAACATTTGTCCACAAAGCACGATTAGGTGCCTTTGATTCACATGAATGGACCTACATACGCAAAGATGGTACTGAATTTCCAATCCAATTGGTGATCACTGCAAGTAAAAACCCAAAAGGAGAAATCACTGGATTTTTAGGAATTGGAATCGATATTTCAGCTCAAAAAGCCACCGAAGAAGCGTTACGTGAAAGTGAAAGGAGATGGCAGTTTGCTCTGGAAGGTTCTGGTGATGGGATTTGGGATTGGAACGCAGAAACTGACCAAGTTTACTTTTCTAATCAATGGAAAGCAATGTTAGGTTTTTCGGAATCAGAAATTGGAACCGATATCTCAGAATGGGAAAAACGAGTTCATCCTGAAGATTTAAATCATTGTTTAGAGGCATTGGAGAAACACTACCGAGGTGAGACCAATGTGTATATGAGTGAACATAGAATGTTATGCAAAGATGGCACTTATAAATGGATCCTTGACAGAGGGAAAGTCATTGAACGTACAGAAGATGGCAGACCTTTACGTGTGATTGGAACCCATACAGACATCACTCACAGAAAGATATTAGAACAAGATTTGATCATTGCACGGGAAAAAGCAGAAAAAGCTTCCATTGCCAAATCTAATTTTTTGGCAAATATGAGTCATGAAATTCGTACACCACTCAATGGAGTGATTGGTTTTGCAGACTTACTGATGCGAACCGACCTAAACCAAGTCCAAAGAAAGTATATGGAAACTGTGCATTTGTCTGCACTTTCGTTACTTGATTTGATCAACGACATCCTTGATTTTTCCAAAATAGAATCAGGCAAAATGGAACTCTATAAAGAAAGAGTCAATATTTTTGATCTATTACACCAAATTGCTGAAATCGTAAAACACAAAGCTTACGAAAAAGGTTTGGAACTCATTTTAAATATTTCTCCAAAAGTTCCAAGAAATGTGTTTGTTGATTCACTTCGACTTCGGCAAATCCTTTTGAATTTGATTGGCAATGCCCTTAAGTTCACTCTCAAAGGGGAAATCCAAATCAAAATAACAGCAAACCCAGTGAATCAAAATGAATACGAATTTTTATTTGAAGTCATTGATACTGGTATTGGGATCAGCAAAGAAAACCAAAACAAAATTTTTGAAGTATTTGCGCAGGCAGATAGTTCCACTACACGACAATTTGGTGGAACAGGACTTGGCCTTTCTATCTCTTCCAAATTACTACAATTATTCGGAAGTAAAATCGAATTAGAATCCGAAGTGAACAAAGGATCCCGATTTTATTTTAAGTTTATAACAATTGCTGATAACGAAAGAAACATTGAACCAAATTTGGAATCAATTAAAAGAGTTATGGTTGTTGATGATAACGAAACCAATCTTTCTGTGATCAGAGAAATGTTGGCTTATAAAAAAATTGAAACCATTACATTCAATTCTCCTAAATTAGCGCTAAAACATTTCCAAGAAGGGAATGAGTATGACATTGTCATCTCAGATTACAATATGCCAGAAATGAATGGATTGGAATTCATTTCTTTACTCAAATCACATGCACTCACATCAAAGTCAAAATTACCAAACTTTACAATTCATTCCTCTTCCAATGAAGAATCCTTGTACGAAAAAGGGAAAGAAATTGGAATCGGTGTTATTTTATTAAAACCAATCCAAACCAATATTTTATATGAGAGTTTATACGACTTAGTTTCAGGAAGGCATTCGGAAAAAGGTACGAATCAAAAAGAAAAGTTCAAACCAATTGTTACCAACGAAAAAACAAAAGTGATGATCGTAGAAGATAATCCTGTGAATATGATGTTAACAAAAACAATCGTATTAAAAATTTTACAATCTGCCATTATCATCGAAGCAACAAATGGTAGGGAAGCAGTGGAACATTTCAAAAAAACAGAACCTGATCTCATCCTCATGGACATCCAAATGCCTGAAATGAATGGTTATGACGCCACGAGAGAAATTAGAAACCTACAGATTGGCCAAAATGTTCCCATTATTGCGCTGACTGCAGGTACTCTGTCAGATGAAGAAAACCGATGTTTGGAAAGTGGAATGAATGATTATATATCCAAACCTGTTGTTTTGAATACCATCGCAGAAAAAATGAAACACTGGCTTTTGAAAAATTAG
- a CDS encoding ABC-F family ATP-binding cassette domain-containing protein, with the protein MDIVLVSVSKLSKTIGEKKLFSNLDFSISEGEKLAIVGINGSGKSTLLRAILGKEETDSGQIIKNNNLKISILDQNPVFDSNETILDHIYKGENKLVKTIRKYEDICERMGEGEEGLDDEFTNVSQEMDRLSAWDYEQQIKSILRELGVEKLERKMSELSGGMLKKVELAKALIDESNLLILDEPTNHLDVKSILWLEDYLANLDKAILLITHDRYFLDRIVNKILELDRGNYFLYEGNYSIYLERKVEREETLQKQEDKIKQFLKQEVKWLKRQPKARTTKQKARIDRANELQGREKREIQKDLELSVAAKRQGKTILEIHNLKKSIGEKVLINDFTYTFKAKERLGIIGPNGIGKSTLLNLIAGRLTPDSGYLKPGLNTKVGYFDQTSSELPLERNVLEYIKDVAGEMIETESGEKISAAKMLERFLFDGKLQYTPIAKLSGGERRRLFLVQILMTGPNFLILDEPTNDLDIQTLSVLESFLDEFPGTVVIVSHDRYFLDRTAESLLIFRKEGKLDHYIGTFSSFLEEDSLEIENEPSSSKENTIPKKVVATEEKPKKSKQDQKKIQTLEKEIASLEEKKNKLESNLSTFANDHMELSKITKEIQTIEAEILYKMEEWEKFHTE; encoded by the coding sequence ATGGACATTGTGCTAGTTTCTGTATCTAAACTTTCCAAAACCATCGGCGAAAAAAAACTTTTTTCAAACCTAGACTTCTCCATTAGCGAAGGCGAAAAACTTGCCATAGTCGGAATCAATGGATCCGGTAAGTCCACCCTACTCCGCGCCATTTTAGGAAAGGAAGAAACGGATTCAGGCCAGATCATCAAAAACAATAATCTTAAAATTTCGATATTAGACCAAAACCCCGTATTTGATTCCAATGAAACAATCCTAGACCATATCTACAAAGGAGAAAACAAACTCGTAAAAACCATTCGTAAGTATGAAGATATTTGTGAACGTATGGGTGAAGGGGAAGAAGGACTGGATGATGAATTTACAAATGTTTCCCAAGAAATGGACAGATTATCAGCTTGGGATTACGAACAACAAATCAAATCCATATTACGAGAATTAGGTGTTGAAAAGCTAGAGCGCAAGATGTCTGAGTTGTCAGGTGGGATGCTCAAAAAAGTAGAACTTGCTAAGGCACTCATTGATGAAAGCAATTTACTCATTTTAGATGAACCAACAAACCATTTGGATGTTAAATCCATCTTATGGTTAGAAGATTACCTTGCGAATTTAGACAAAGCCATCTTACTCATCACCCACGACCGTTATTTTTTAGATCGAATTGTGAACAAAATTTTGGAACTCGATCGTGGAAACTATTTTCTGTATGAAGGGAATTATTCGATTTACTTAGAAAGAAAAGTGGAACGAGAAGAAACCCTTCAAAAACAAGAAGATAAAATCAAACAGTTTTTAAAACAAGAAGTCAAGTGGCTAAAACGCCAACCAAAAGCCCGCACCACCAAACAAAAAGCAAGGATTGACCGAGCAAACGAATTACAAGGCAGAGAAAAACGAGAGATCCAAAAGGATTTGGAACTGAGTGTGGCAGCCAAACGCCAAGGGAAAACTATATTAGAGATCCATAATCTAAAAAAATCCATTGGCGAAAAAGTATTAATCAATGATTTTACTTATACCTTCAAAGCAAAAGAAAGACTTGGTATCATTGGACCAAATGGAATCGGAAAATCTACCCTTCTCAATCTTATCGCTGGCCGACTGACACCCGATAGTGGATACTTAAAACCAGGCCTCAATACAAAAGTAGGTTATTTTGACCAAACAAGTTCTGAACTTCCGTTAGAACGGAATGTATTGGAATATATCAAAGATGTTGCTGGGGAGATGATCGAAACAGAATCTGGGGAAAAAATTTCAGCAGCAAAGATGTTAGAACGATTTCTCTTTGATGGAAAGTTACAATACACTCCGATCGCCAAACTATCTGGAGGTGAAAGACGTCGACTTTTTCTTGTTCAAATTTTGATGACGGGTCCAAACTTCCTCATCTTAGATGAACCAACCAATGATCTCGATATCCAAACACTTTCTGTTTTGGAATCTTTTTTGGATGAATTTCCAGGAACAGTTGTCATTGTTTCCCATGATCGTTACTTTCTAGATCGTACAGCGGAAAGTTTACTCATCTTTCGCAAAGAAGGTAAACTAGACCATTACATCGGAACCTTCTCCTCCTTTTTAGAAGAAGATTCTTTAGAGATTGAAAACGAACCAAGTTCTTCTAAAGAAAATACGATACCAAAGAAAGTGGTTGCCACTGAAGAAAAACCAAAAAAGTCAAAACAAGACCAAAAGAAAATTCAAACCTTAGAGAAAGAAATCGCATCCTTAGAAGAGAAAAAAAACAAATTGGAATCAAATTTGAGTACATTCGCAAATGATCATATGGAATTGAGTAAAATAACCAAAGAAATCCAAACGATCGAAGCGGAAATTCTTTACAAAATGGAGGAATGGGAAAAGTTTCATACCGAATGA
- a CDS encoding PP2C family protein-serine/threonine phosphatase: protein MKTVHTTRILLWTPIILIGYFISAQIGFNIAFLNSQVSPVWPPEGVGLSSLLLLGPAALPGIYLGATLANFYNNPHFQTAFIIGIGNTLSSYVNYRIIKRVTEKTDPLYSTKDLIYFLSIGTFPGSFLSAVMGVTSLWYWDFLSSELYFNVFFTWFSGEMLGFLIVAPLLYVWFYPKSKLNLDLSKQLELFVWLIIVYISGSIAFSDEWPLLFVPIPFVIVTSIRFRQFGATLSTVVLSYIAVTLTIEGKGVFARRDASGLSINDSLIFLDAFLFCISGIAYFLVTATRERERAQETSLKSLQVLNELKEKANEELELKVLERTAVIEEQRIEIEKQLDMAKRIQESLFPQKEILPNGVEIEFKNIPMMKVGGDLYDIVWRPDKQELGVFICDVSGHGIPAALLSALVKTSLEKWKEDPSDLKENLESIRNQIIPNLREHFVTASLLHLHTDTGILTFARAGHFPLFIIRKSGALVSLKPMGRIITPIFDILAEEEKFQLERGDLLVMLTDGLTEAREPSTLQMFGEDKLLRLVTDLRSKPLLTIRDEVFQSVIQLSGGIRAIQDDLTLGLIRYTGNNEEKVMVGL from the coding sequence ATGAAAACGGTCCACACGACAAGAATTCTGCTTTGGACACCCATCATCCTGATTGGATATTTCATTTCCGCACAAATTGGATTTAATATTGCCTTTCTCAATAGCCAAGTTTCTCCTGTTTGGCCACCTGAAGGTGTTGGACTCTCTTCCCTTCTACTTTTAGGCCCTGCTGCTTTACCTGGAATTTACTTAGGAGCGACTCTTGCTAACTTCTATAATAACCCTCATTTCCAAACGGCGTTTATTATAGGAATTGGGAACACACTCAGTAGTTATGTCAATTACCGTATCATCAAACGAGTAACGGAAAAAACAGATCCACTTTATTCCACAAAAGATTTAATTTATTTCCTAAGCATTGGAACTTTTCCTGGATCCTTTCTTAGTGCAGTGATGGGTGTTACTAGTTTATGGTATTGGGATTTTTTATCTTCTGAATTGTACTTCAATGTATTTTTCACTTGGTTTTCTGGTGAGATGTTGGGTTTTCTCATTGTTGCCCCATTACTCTATGTTTGGTTTTATCCCAAATCAAAATTAAACTTAGACCTTTCCAAACAATTAGAACTTTTTGTATGGCTCATCATTGTTTATATCTCGGGTTCTATTGCTTTCAGTGATGAATGGCCCCTTTTATTTGTACCAATACCCTTTGTGATTGTAACAAGCATTCGATTTCGCCAATTTGGTGCTACACTTTCAACCGTCGTTCTTTCTTATATAGCTGTCACACTTACCATAGAAGGGAAAGGTGTATTCGCAAGGAGAGATGCCAGTGGGCTTTCCATCAATGATTCACTCATTTTTCTAGATGCATTTTTATTTTGTATCAGTGGGATTGCATACTTTCTTGTGACAGCTACACGAGAAAGGGAACGTGCCCAAGAAACTTCATTAAAATCCTTACAAGTATTAAATGAACTGAAAGAAAAAGCCAATGAAGAATTGGAACTTAAGGTATTGGAACGGACTGCTGTCATTGAAGAACAAAGAATTGAAATTGAAAAACAATTGGATATGGCAAAACGGATCCAAGAGTCTCTGTTCCCTCAAAAAGAAATTTTACCAAATGGAGTCGAAATCGAATTCAAAAACATTCCCATGATGAAAGTGGGAGGTGATTTGTATGACATCGTCTGGAGACCAGATAAACAGGAATTAGGTGTTTTTATTTGTGATGTATCTGGCCATGGAATCCCTGCTGCGCTACTCAGTGCACTCGTAAAAACATCACTCGAAAAATGGAAGGAAGACCCAAGTGACTTAAAAGAAAACTTGGAATCCATCCGAAACCAAATCATACCAAATTTACGTGAACATTTTGTCACAGCAAGTTTACTTCATTTGCATACAGACACGGGTATTTTGACCTTTGCCCGTGCTGGTCATTTCCCTCTTTTTATCATCCGAAAATCGGGAGCCCTTGTTAGTTTAAAACCAATGGGAAGGATCATCACACCTATATTTGACATCCTTGCGGAAGAAGAAAAATTTCAGTTAGAAAGAGGTGATTTGCTTGTGATGTTAACAGATGGACTCACAGAAGCAAGAGAACCATCCACATTGCAAATGTTTGGTGAAGATAAACTTCTCCGGCTAGTGACAGACCTGAGAAGTAAACCATTGCTTACAATTCGTGATGAAGTATTCCAATCCGTTATTCAACTTTCTGGTGGAATACGTGCCATCCAAGATGACTTAACCCTTGGACTCATTCGTTATACAGGGAATAACGAAGAAAAGGTTATGGTTGGATTATAA
- the ilvC gene encoding ketol-acid reductoisomerase, with protein MANIYYDDSCDLNLLKGKTIAVIGYGSQGHAQAQNMKDSGLKVIIGLRDGSKSVKEAKEAGFEVYNVAEASKKADIIQILAPDTIQADMYKADIEPNLSEGKALVFSHGFNIHYDLITPPKNVDVYMVAPKGPGHLVRRVYTEGGGVPCLIAIHQDATGQAKARALAHASGVGGGRAGILETSFREETETDLFGEQAVLCGGVANLIMSGFETLTEAGYDPEIAYFECLHEVKLITDLIYEGGLARMRFSISDTAEYGDYISGPRVIDAGVKARMKDVLTDIQKDKGAAFAKRWMADTKAGYPEYKKLKEKNAAHPIEAVGSKLRSMMKWLAK; from the coding sequence ATGGCAAATATCTATTACGACGACAGTTGCGATCTCAATCTCCTTAAAGGTAAAACCATTGCAGTGATTGGCTACGGAAGCCAAGGTCACGCCCAAGCTCAAAACATGAAAGATTCTGGTTTGAAAGTCATTATTGGACTTCGCGATGGATCCAAATCAGTGAAAGAAGCAAAAGAAGCTGGCTTTGAAGTTTATAATGTTGCGGAAGCATCCAAAAAAGCAGACATCATCCAAATCCTTGCTCCCGATACCATCCAAGCTGACATGTATAAGGCGGACATTGAACCAAACCTGAGTGAAGGAAAAGCTCTTGTTTTCTCTCACGGCTTTAACATCCACTATGACCTCATCACTCCTCCTAAAAACGTAGACGTGTATATGGTGGCTCCGAAAGGACCAGGACACCTCGTTCGCCGTGTTTACACAGAAGGTGGTGGAGTTCCATGTCTCATCGCGATTCACCAAGATGCAACAGGACAAGCAAAAGCTCGTGCCCTCGCACACGCAAGTGGAGTAGGTGGAGGAAGAGCAGGAATTTTAGAAACATCTTTCCGTGAAGAAACAGAAACAGACCTTTTTGGTGAACAAGCTGTTCTTTGTGGTGGTGTGGCAAACCTCATAATGAGTGGATTTGAAACATTAACAGAAGCAGGATACGATCCAGAAATCGCTTACTTCGAATGTTTACATGAAGTAAAACTCATCACTGACCTCATTTATGAAGGTGGGCTTGCTCGTATGCGTTTTTCCATTTCTGATACAGCAGAGTATGGTGATTACATCAGTGGCCCACGTGTGATTGATGCTGGTGTCAAAGCTCGTATGAAAGATGTTCTCACAGACATCCAAAAAGACAAGGGAGCCGCGTTTGCAAAACGTTGGATGGCTGATACAAAAGCTGGATACCCTGAATACAAAAAACTCAAAGAAAAAAATGCGGCTCACCCCATTGAAGCAGTAGGATCAAAACTACGCTCCATGATGAAGTGGCTTGCAAAGTAA